In Spirosoma aureum, a single genomic region encodes these proteins:
- a CDS encoding ABC transporter permease produces the protein MRSNPTLTSLLIVVFGLPFVLLGLLALGQYWRFPDILPPTYSFDVLARLLSVDGELGIGLLLSLFIATTVSILSTGLGFVIARAVALSKHPARWITLSYLPYALPPVLLAVLIQPYFIRLHLSGSIAGVIVALLLITIPFCTLFFRSFWGQQAIQYEQLSRTLGCSQRQAFLHVLLPLARPLLITCLFQSFLLAWFDFGLTNYLSVGKVRTLTVQVYLFVGEANSRLAAVAALLLLLPAALLLWLNKKAIVRQI, from the coding sequence ATGCGATCTAACCCAACCCTGACCAGTCTATTGATCGTGGTGTTCGGGCTGCCATTTGTCTTACTGGGTTTACTGGCACTTGGTCAGTACTGGCGGTTTCCGGACATACTTCCACCCACGTACTCCTTCGACGTGCTGGCAAGGCTACTCTCGGTCGATGGCGAACTGGGTATCGGCTTACTTCTGAGTTTGTTTATTGCCACAACAGTCTCCATTTTGTCAACAGGATTGGGCTTTGTTATTGCCCGGGCGGTGGCACTTTCCAAGCACCCTGCCCGATGGATTACCCTGAGTTACCTCCCCTATGCGCTGCCGCCAGTACTGCTGGCGGTTCTGATACAGCCTTATTTTATCCGGCTTCACTTATCCGGTTCGATTGCAGGGGTTATCGTCGCCTTACTGTTGATCACGATTCCCTTCTGCACGCTGTTTTTTCGAAGTTTCTGGGGGCAACAGGCTATTCAGTATGAGCAATTAAGCCGAACGCTGGGCTGTTCACAACGACAGGCTTTCCTGCATGTTTTGTTGCCGCTGGCTCGTCCACTGCTCATTACGTGCCTGTTCCAAAGCTTTCTGCTCGCCTGGTTCGACTTTGGTTTAACGAACTACCTCAGTGTCGGAAAAGTCCGGACCCTGACGGTTCAAGTCTATCTCTTTGTCGGTGAAGCCAACAGCAGGCTGGCCGCTGTAGCCGCGCTGTTGCTGCTGCTGCCTGCCGCGTTGCTGTTGTGGCTGAACAAGAAGGCAATTGTCAGGCAGATTTAA
- a CDS encoding ABC transporter permease subunit — protein MLSRNNIIRKGTLVFYALFILGFPLAGLFNAFSTSIGLTGPLATGLTGRYWQQLPTEASLLFSLGFSLYVAIISVGLAVVIALALVLKRQSMLKLTPFPTLLYVPLLFPSLVVAFYLFQLLSGSGWLSRITHTIGLTSTPDNFPAMIQDRIGLGIILAQVVLAFPFFTLLFQSLYDDVRLDDLRNLTRTLGATESQFHRRVAVPILLQRAAPTLVLYGVAVLGAYDIPLLLGRTYPQMLSVFITTRLQRFDLAELPTGYLIGFLSTVVLMAIIFWATKLTQRHAI, from the coding sequence ATGTTATCGAGAAATAATATAATTCGGAAAGGTACACTTGTCTTCTATGCCTTATTCATTTTAGGCTTTCCGCTGGCAGGACTGTTCAATGCCTTCAGTACTAGCATTGGTCTGACAGGTCCATTGGCCACAGGGCTTACCGGGCGATACTGGCAACAACTTCCCACTGAAGCATCGCTGCTCTTTTCGCTGGGCTTTAGCCTGTACGTGGCGATTATTTCGGTAGGACTGGCCGTAGTGATCGCACTGGCTCTGGTTCTAAAACGGCAGTCTATGCTGAAACTTACCCCCTTTCCGACACTCCTTTACGTGCCGTTGCTGTTTCCGTCGCTGGTGGTGGCGTTTTATCTGTTTCAGTTGCTGAGCGGGTCGGGCTGGCTGTCACGAATTACCCACACAATCGGCCTGACCAGCACACCAGACAATTTTCCGGCAATGATTCAGGATAGAATTGGTTTAGGCATTATTCTGGCTCAGGTCGTCTTGGCATTTCCATTTTTCACCCTCCTGTTCCAGTCGCTCTACGACGACGTCCGGCTGGACGATCTACGAAATCTGACACGAACATTGGGCGCAACAGAAAGTCAGTTTCATCGGCGAGTGGCGGTCCCGATTCTCCTTCAGCGGGCGGCTCCTACGCTGGTTCTTTACGGTGTGGCCGTATTGGGAGCCTACGATATTCCGCTGTTACTTGGCCGTACGTACCCACAGATGCTATCTGTATTTATTACGACGCGACTCCAGCGGTTCGATCTTGCTGAATTACCAACAGGATATCTCATTGGATTTTTAAGCACGGTCGTACTGATGGCCATTATTTTCTGGGCAACCAAATTAACCCAACGCCATGCGATCTAA